A window of Gudongella oleilytica genomic DNA:
GAGTTAATCCCGAAAAAAACAGCATCTCCAAGGGCTGGTTAGGGGATTTAGGTTTAATTGCAAATGAGGGAAATAACTTATTTGAGACGTTAATGCTAAACTTAGTCTTATTAAGGGATGCAGATAGAGAGTTGTGGATGACAGAGCGTCCTGTCTGGCAGCGAGAACCAATAAAAATGGACAGGGTACCAGTAGAATTTCCCGATAATTCATCTGAAATACTTACTTTACAATCCAGACTTGTTAAATTAAATCGAGATGAAAAATCACAAGAGATTACAGGATTTTATATATTAGGCGGTAACTTTTATCAAAAAGACATTGAAGTCATCAATGAACATATGACTATATGGAAAAAAGGGGGTAACAAATCAGAACGACAATATCAACCTAAAGTGAATACTCCAGATAAACAAGCATGGAGAGATTTAGGTTCGTTATTAGCAGCAAAGGTACAAGATGATGAAATTCCTAAACCTGGTGTGATTAGATGGGTAGAAAACTTATTAGACCATGATATTGATTTAGAATTTATTAGATTAATAACTGCAGGTGTTAAGTATGGAGGACCACCGGCAAATGAGATCCAAGACCACTTTTCTGATAGCATAGGATTTTCATCAGAATTGATAAAAGAGAAAAACCTTTACTGGCAAATTAGAATTGTCAATCAAGTTGGAGTATGCGATAAATTGGCGGATTACATATATTCTCTTTCCATAGATCTCGAATATGCAAAGGGAAATACTGGGAGATCTAAAGATACTGTCAGAAGAAATAAAGCGAGAGCCTACGAGCTAATGGACCCTTATTTTAGGGAATGGCTGGAAAGCATAAGGCCTGAAGAGGACGATATAGGAATTAAAGTTGAAGAATGGCAGGATAGGGCAAAGAAGTTAATTATAAAACTAGGAAAAACTCTTGTAGAAGAAGCTGGGGGAATTGCATTGGTAGGAAGGGAGGATGATGGGAAATTTTACACTTCAGCACGAGCATATAATATTTTTTCATCTAGAGTGAAGAATGTTTCAGAGGAGGTGATTTAAGATGACAGATACAAGTAAATTAATCGTTGCTAACATTAAAAAGAAGATTGCGGTTTTAAAAAATAATTCACATGATGGGACCGTAAAGGCTGACATGGCAAATTTAAGAAAAGGTGTTGGGAAAAAGCCAGGAGAGCTTCCTCAAATATGGGGCTTAATTTACGAAGACTTACCGGAAGAACTATTCGGCAAAGGGGAGAAAGCCAGCAAAGAAGAATGGGCGATTTACATTCCTTTAACAATGTTTGCACTTCACCAGCAAGGGTCTGATATAAAGACTAATTGCATGCATGAAGAAGGCAAATATCTTGGGTATGCCGTAGGAGATTTAGTAAGGGATAAGCAATCATTAAAGAGAATAAAAAATCGTTTTGATGCTTTAGTCACTTCTCAAAGCGTAAAGGAACTATCCAATCACCTTAGAGGGATAATACAGTTAATGAAAGCTGAAGGGGTACATCTGGATTATGGAAGCCTGGCAAATGATATATACTGGTTTCAAATACCAAGTAAGAAAAATAATGTAACTTTACAATGGGCCAGGCAATTTTACTTAACGACGAACAAAAAAGAAAGGGAGGAAGAAGAAAATGGGAAATAGATTGTTTTGTGATGTACATGTATTGCAAAGTTTACCGCCTTCTTGCGTGAATAGGGACGATACTGGAAGTCCGAAAACAGCGATCTATGGGGGAGTAACTAGGTCAAGAGTATCATCTCAA
This region includes:
- the casA gene encoding type I-E CRISPR-associated protein Cse1/CasA — protein: MEKEFNLIDESWILVLDKKGQTKELSIFETLEQAPDLIKLAGESVAQDFAMLRLLLAILHAVIGKREDGSYTKLGETRNPDSREGQLDRWKYLWEKKTLPIDDIEAYLREYYDRFYLFHPETPFYQMSGEIATQGSMYKVSKLNGNIVESSNSNTNRIFSNRQGDMKDRLSYSEAARWLLFLIGFDDTSLKKRVNPEKNSISKGWLGDLGLIANEGNNLFETLMLNLVLLRDADRELWMTERPVWQREPIKMDRVPVEFPDNSSEILTLQSRLVKLNRDEKSQEITGFYILGGNFYQKDIEVINEHMTIWKKGGNKSERQYQPKVNTPDKQAWRDLGSLLAAKVQDDEIPKPGVIRWVENLLDHDIDLEFIRLITAGVKYGGPPANEIQDHFSDSIGFSSELIKEKNLYWQIRIVNQVGVCDKLADYIYSLSIDLEYAKGNTGRSKDTVRRNKARAYELMDPYFREWLESIRPEEDDIGIKVEEWQDRAKKLIIKLGKTLVEEAGGIALVGREDDGKFYTSARAYNIFSSRVKNVSEEVI
- the casB gene encoding type I-E CRISPR-associated protein Cse2/CasB produces the protein MTDTSKLIVANIKKKIAVLKNNSHDGTVKADMANLRKGVGKKPGELPQIWGLIYEDLPEELFGKGEKASKEEWAIYIPLTMFALHQQGSDIKTNCMHEEGKYLGYAVGDLVRDKQSLKRIKNRFDALVTSQSVKELSNHLRGIIQLMKAEGVHLDYGSLANDIYWFQIPSKKNNVTLQWARQFYLTTNKKEREEEENGK